A portion of the Bubalus kerabau isolate K-KA32 ecotype Philippines breed swamp buffalo chromosome 1, PCC_UOA_SB_1v2, whole genome shotgun sequence genome contains these proteins:
- the HMOX1 gene encoding heme oxygenase 1, translating into MERPQPDSSMPQDLSEALKEATKEVHTQAENAEFMKNFQKGELTQEGFKLVMASLYHIYVALEEEIERNKENPVYTPLYFPEELHRRAALEQDMAFWYGPRWQEAIPYTQATKRYVQRLQEVGRTEPELLVAHAYTRYLGDLSGGQVLKKIAQKALNLPSSGEGLAFFTFPNIASATKFKQLYRSRMNTLEMTPEVRQRVLDEAKTAFLLNIQLFEELQGLLTQKAKDHDPSQAPELHRRAGSKAQDSAPTKASRGKPQPSVLSQAPLLRWVLTLSFLVATVAVGLYAM; encoded by the exons ATGGAGCGCCCGCAGCCCGACAGCAG CATGCCCCAGGATTTGTCAGAGGCCCTGAAGGAGGCCACCAAGGAGGTTCACACCCAGGCGGAGAATGCAGAGTTCATGAAGAACTTTCAGAAGGGTGAGCTGACCCAAGAAGGTTTTAAG CTGGTGATGGCGTCTTTGTACCACATTTATgtggccctggaggaggagatcgAACGCAACAAGGAGAACCCCGTCTATACTCCCCTCTACTTCCCAGAGGAGCTGCACCGCCGGGCCGCCCTGGAGCAGGACATGGCCTTCTGGTACGGGCCCCGTTGGCAGGAGGCCATCCCCTACACGCAGGCCACCAAGCGCTATGTTCAGCGACTCCAGGAGGTGGGGCGCACCGAGCCCGAACTGCTGGTGGCCCATGCCTACACCCGCTACCTGGGAGACCTGTCTGGGGGCCAAGTTCTCAAGAAGATTGCTCAAAAGGCTCTGAATCTGCCCAGCTCCGGGGAGGGCCTGGCCTTCTTCACTTTCCCCAATATTGCCAGTGCCACCAAGTTCAAGCAGCTGTACCGCTCCCGCATGAACACTCTGGAGATGACCCCCGAGGTCCGGCAGAGGGTCCTGGACGAGGCCAAGACCGCCTTCCTGCTCAACATCCAG CTATTTGAGGAGTTGCAGGGGCTGCTGACCCAGAAGGCCAAGGACCATGATCCTTCGCAGGCACCAGAGCTTCACAGGCGAGCCGGCAGCAAGGCACAAg ACTCGGCTCCCACCAAGGCGTCCAGGGGGAAGCCCCAGCCCAGCGTCCTCTCCCAGGCACCTCTCCTGCGATGGGTCCTCACACTCAGCTTTCTGGTGGCCACGGTCGCTGTGGGGCTTTACGCCATGTGA